The following proteins are encoded in a genomic region of Thiomonas sp. X19:
- a CDS encoding DUF6790 family protein: protein MASLIRLAFDNFPLTLLLLGVLLAMASLALTRRERTPERIASTFLRWFLLCSVGLSFFINFVFHSFYGDLAARLIGWAPSPFQYEVGTASLGFALVGVFAAFGGLGLRLAAVLGPAAFLWGAAIGHGVQLQQAHDYAQGNVGAMLGTDILVPLVGFALLAWQAKAQSRRSVFARSRL from the coding sequence ATGGCCTCGTTGATCCGTCTCGCGTTCGACAATTTCCCGCTCACCCTGCTGCTGCTCGGCGTGCTGCTGGCCATGGCGTCGCTCGCGCTCACGCGGCGCGAGCGTACCCCTGAACGCATTGCCTCCACCTTTCTGCGCTGGTTCCTGCTGTGCTCGGTGGGCCTGAGTTTTTTCATCAACTTCGTGTTCCACAGCTTTTATGGCGACCTGGCCGCGCGCTTGATCGGCTGGGCACCCAGCCCCTTCCAGTATGAGGTGGGAACGGCCAGCCTGGGCTTCGCCCTGGTGGGGGTTTTCGCCGCGTTCGGTGGCCTCGGTTTACGCCTCGCCGCCGTGCTCGGCCCCGCGGCCTTCCTCTGGGGCGCGGCCATCGGCCATGGGGTGCAACTGCAGCAAGCGCACGACTATGCCCAGGGCAATGTCGGCGCCATGCTCGGCACCGACATCCTCGTCCCCCTCGTCGGCTTCGCCCTGCTCGCCTGGCAAGCCAAGGCACAGAGCCGGCGCAGCGTGTTCGCGCGTTCGCGGCTCTAG
- a CDS encoding carboxymuconolactone decarboxylase family protein, whose protein sequence is MPRIAYTPVDLDEPADLVDAIRARRGGKLLNLDRMLLHSPAFARGWNGFLGAVRTQLDLDPLLRELAICTVALLNHAQYEFAHHAPEFLAAGGTATQLAALANVPHAVDDAVLFSPAQRVTLAIAYEMTRRVKVNEAYFAAARAAMPPQQVVELVGVIATYNMVSRFLVALGVDIETPAQPSEAGVFEAATGISLDDLAALPPRGRA, encoded by the coding sequence ATGCCACGTATTGCCTACACCCCCGTCGACCTGGACGAGCCGGCCGATCTGGTGGACGCCATTCGCGCGCGGCGCGGCGGCAAGCTGCTCAACCTCGATCGCATGTTGCTGCACAGCCCGGCTTTCGCGCGCGGCTGGAACGGCTTTCTCGGCGCCGTGCGCACGCAACTCGACCTCGATCCGCTGCTGCGCGAACTCGCCATCTGCACCGTCGCCCTGCTCAATCATGCGCAGTACGAATTCGCCCATCACGCGCCTGAGTTTCTCGCCGCCGGCGGCACCGCGACACAACTCGCGGCCCTGGCCAATGTGCCGCATGCGGTGGACGACGCCGTGCTGTTCTCCCCGGCGCAGCGCGTGACCCTGGCGATTGCTTACGAGATGACCCGGCGGGTGAAGGTGAACGAGGCCTATTTCGCCGCCGCCCGCGCCGCCATGCCGCCGCAGCAGGTGGTGGAGCTGGTGGGCGTGATCGCCACCTACAACATGGTGTCGCGTTTTCTCGTCGCGCTCGGGGTGGACATCGAGACCCCGGCGCAGCCGTCCGAGGCCGGGGTGTTCGAAGCCGCCACCGGCATCTCGCTCGACGACCTCGCCGCACTGCCGCCCAGGGGCCGCGCGTGA
- the trxC gene encoding thioredoxin TrxC has product MLIVCPHCNSLNRVPPERVAHDPQCGSCHQALFTGEPLELSDANFERFVSKNELPVIADFWAPWCGPCRQMAPQFEQAAKLLKGRALLVKVNSDDNPQASVRHRIRSIPTLLLFRGGHEAKRQSGVMPAPELVRWAGV; this is encoded by the coding sequence ATGCTGATCGTCTGCCCTCATTGCAACAGCCTCAACCGCGTTCCGCCCGAGCGCGTGGCGCACGATCCGCAATGCGGAAGCTGCCATCAAGCCCTGTTCACCGGCGAGCCGCTGGAGTTGAGCGATGCCAACTTCGAGCGCTTCGTCAGCAAGAACGAGCTGCCGGTGATCGCCGATTTCTGGGCGCCCTGGTGCGGACCCTGCCGCCAGATGGCGCCGCAGTTCGAGCAGGCCGCCAAACTGCTCAAGGGCCGCGCCTTGCTGGTGAAGGTGAACTCGGACGATAACCCGCAGGCCTCGGTGCGTCACCGCATCCGCAGCATCCCGACGCTGCTGCTGTTCCGGGGCGGGCACGAGGCCAAGCGCCAGTCGGGCGTGATGCCGGCGCCGGAACTGGTGCGTTGGGCCGGTGTCTAG